The following coding sequences lie in one Rutidosis leptorrhynchoides isolate AG116_Rl617_1_P2 chromosome 4, CSIRO_AGI_Rlap_v1, whole genome shotgun sequence genomic window:
- the LOC139844374 gene encoding BURP domain protein RD22-like — protein MKFNLIHVFALVSVALAGTHAVTPEVYWKSVLPNSPMPKAVTDLLYTTTEFDDKKYTAVGVGKGGVGVITGKPGKRTYVGVRKGGVAVNTGKPGIGGTHVGVGKGGVGVHTGKPGKRTDVGVGKGGVAVHTGRYGKQAKVNVAPFIYNYAASEDQLKDNPNVALFFLENELHQGEEMNLHFTKNDQKATFLPRKVADSIPFSSNELPQIYNELSVKPDSMEAEIMKQTIEECEDKGIEGEEKYCATSLESMVDFSTKKLGKNVKAISTEVNSKVSSPLQKYKIEVAKKLAADKAVVCHKQNYAYAVFYCHKTASTRAYAVSMVGEDGSKVKAVAVCHTDTAKWNPKHLAFQVLKVKPGTVPICHFLPEDHVVWVPY, from the exons ATGAAGTTCAATCTCATTCATGTTTTTGCACTTGTTTCT GTAGCACTAGCAGGAACTCATGCTGTGACTCCTGAAGTTTACTGGAAGTCTGTGTTACCAAACAGCCCTATGCCAAAAGCAGTCACAGATCTTCTATACACTACTACAG AATTTGACGATAAGAAGTACACCGCGGTGGGAGTAGGCAAAGGTGGTGTAGGTGTGATTACCGGAAAACCAGGAAAGCGAACATACGTGGGTGTTCGAAAAGGCGGTGTGGCAGTTAACACCGGTAAACCGGGAATAGGAGGAACACATGTGGGTGTTGGAAAAGGTGGGGTCGGGGTCCATACCGGAAAACCCGGAAAACGGACAGATGTCGGTGTTGGAAAAGGTGGTGTGGCGGTCCACACCGGACGCTATGGTAAGCAGGCGAAAGTCAATGTAGCCCCGTTTATTTACAATTATGCTGCGTCCGAGGATCAGCTAAAAGATAACCCAAACGTAGCGTTGTTTTTCTTGGAAAACGAGTTGCATCAAGGCGAAGAAATGAATCTACATTTCACGAAAAACGACCAAAAGGCGACGTTTTTACCACGAAAAGTAGCTGATTCGATTCCCTTTTCGTCAAACGAACTTCCCCAAATTTACAATGAGTTGTCTGTTAAACCGGATTCGATGGAAGCTGAAATCATGAAACAAACGATCGAAGAATGTGAGGACAAAGGTATCGAAGGTGAAGAAAAATACTGCGCGACTTCGTTAGAATCCATGGTGGATTTTAGTactaaaaaattaggtaaaaatgtGAAAGCGATTTCGACAGAGGTGAACTCAAAAGTAAGTAGTCCGTTACAAAAGTACAAAATCGAGGTTGCTAAAAAGCTAGCTGCAGATAAGGCAGTGGTTTGCCACAAGCAAAACTACGCGTACGCCGTGTTTTATTGTCATAAAACTGCTAGTACTCGAGCATATGCGGTTTCGATGGTGGGTGAGGATGGTAGTAAAGTGAAAGCGGTTGCGGTTTGTCATACAGACACTGCAAAATGGAACCCGAAACATTTGGCGTTTCAGGTGCTTAAAGTGAAACCAGGAACTGTTCCAATTTGCCATTTCTTACCTGAAGATCATGTTGTTTGGGTTCCATATTAA